A single region of the Streptomyces sp. NBC_01803 genome encodes:
- the moeZ gene encoding adenylyltransferase/sulfurtransferase MoeZ codes for MSLPPLVEPAPELTVDEVRRYSRHLIIPDVGMAGQKRLKNAKVLCVGAGGLGSPALMYLAAAGVGTLGIVEFDVVDESNLQRQIIHSQADIGKPKAVSAMETVQGINPYVQVNVHEERLDSSNVMELFAQYDLIVDGTDNFATRYLVNDACVLLGKPYVWGSIYRFDGQASVFWSEHGPCYRCLYPEPPPPGMVPSCAEGGVLGVLCASIGSIQVTEAIKVLTGTGDPLVGRLMIYDALEMNYRQVKIRKDPNCAVCGENPTVTELIDYEAFCGVVSDEAQAAAKDSTITPLQLKEWIDADEKIDIIDVREPNEYEIVAIPGARLIPKDEFLLGNALSDLPQDRRIVLHCKTGVRSAEVLAVLKNAGFADAVHVGGGVIGWVNQIEPQKPVY; via the coding sequence GCCACCTGATCATCCCCGATGTCGGGATGGCCGGGCAGAAGCGGCTGAAGAACGCCAAGGTCCTCTGTGTGGGCGCGGGTGGACTGGGGTCGCCCGCCCTGATGTATCTGGCCGCGGCCGGGGTCGGCACGCTGGGCATCGTCGAGTTCGACGTGGTCGACGAGTCGAACCTGCAGCGGCAGATCATCCACAGCCAGGCGGACATCGGCAAGCCCAAGGCGGTCTCCGCCATGGAGACCGTGCAGGGCATCAACCCGTACGTCCAGGTGAACGTCCATGAGGAGCGCCTGGACTCGTCGAACGTGATGGAGCTCTTCGCGCAGTACGACCTGATCGTGGACGGGACGGACAACTTCGCCACCCGCTACCTGGTCAACGACGCGTGCGTGCTGCTGGGCAAGCCGTACGTGTGGGGCTCGATCTACCGCTTCGACGGCCAGGCGTCCGTGTTCTGGTCCGAGCACGGCCCGTGCTACCGCTGCCTGTACCCCGAGCCGCCGCCGCCCGGCATGGTCCCCTCGTGCGCCGAGGGCGGCGTGCTCGGCGTGCTGTGCGCGTCGATCGGGTCGATCCAGGTCACCGAGGCGATCAAGGTCCTGACGGGCACCGGCGACCCGCTCGTCGGCCGGCTGATGATCTACGACGCCCTGGAGATGAACTACCGGCAGGTCAAGATCCGCAAGGACCCCAACTGCGCGGTCTGCGGCGAGAACCCGACCGTCACCGAGCTGATCGACTACGAGGCGTTCTGCGGCGTCGTGTCGGACGAGGCCCAGGCGGCGGCGAAGGACTCGACCATCACCCCGCTCCAGCTCAAGGAGTGGATCGACGCCGACGAGAAGATCGACATCATCGACGTCCGGGAGCCCAACGAGTACGAGATCGTCGCCATCCCGGGCGCGCGGCTGATCCCGAAGGACGAGTTCCTGCTGGGGAACGCGCTCAGCGACCTGCCGCAGGACCGCAGGATCGTCCTGCACTGCAAGACGGGCGTGCGGTCGGCCGAGGTGCTGGCGGTGCTGAAGAACGCCGGCTTCGCCGACGCCGTGCACGTCGGTGGCGGTGTCATCGGCTGGGTCAACCAGATCGAGCCGCAGAAGCCGGTCTACTGA
- a CDS encoding alpha/beta hydrolase, whose protein sequence is MIRYPRRPLILSTATALAAALLATACTGEGSSDDDARPDDAAEESIPLADTYPGLPDELARQRLSWDRCPGPSTLQGADGGRPNQLPDGTPWQCADLTVPLDYEDPEGETIEIALIRAVTSAPEDERIGSLVYNFGGPGGSGVATLPSLAEDYETLRDGGFDLVSFDPRGVGESDGVVCLSGDERDAAAERLPAPPETAAEERLYEELEGEYIAACQEHSGDVLPHVTTANTARDMDLLRHVLGDERLNYFGVSYGTELGAVYAHLFPGHLGRTVLDAVVNPAVDPIESSLNQTEGFQLALDHYLADCTGQSDCPLGDTPREATDTLTRVLDHLGDHPMPTADPDGRELTADRALTGIATTLYSEESWEYLTMALEQLMAGSGDALLGFSDLLNGRDSQGEYSNQSDAQTAITCADYSYGMDIDELDPYRDDFLDASPVFGDSMVWGLTGCAGWPVTGATTGALDVSVEDPAATILLVGTTGDPATPYEGAASMQEAMGGEDVASLLTYDGDGHGAYSPDHPCVAEAVDAHLLTGDTPENGRVCA, encoded by the coding sequence CGACGCGCGTCCGGACGACGCGGCCGAGGAGTCCATACCCCTGGCCGACACCTACCCCGGCCTCCCCGACGAGCTCGCCCGACAGCGCCTGAGCTGGGACCGCTGTCCCGGCCCCAGCACCCTCCAGGGCGCCGACGGCGGCCGGCCCAACCAGCTCCCCGACGGCACTCCCTGGCAGTGCGCGGACCTCACCGTTCCCCTCGACTACGAGGACCCCGAGGGCGAGACGATCGAGATCGCCCTGATCCGGGCGGTGACCTCGGCCCCCGAGGACGAGCGGATCGGCTCCCTCGTCTACAACTTCGGCGGCCCCGGCGGCTCCGGCGTCGCCACCCTGCCGAGCCTGGCCGAGGACTACGAGACGCTCCGCGACGGCGGGTTCGACCTGGTGAGCTTCGACCCGCGCGGCGTCGGCGAGAGCGACGGCGTCGTCTGCCTGAGCGGCGACGAACGGGACGCCGCCGCCGAACGACTGCCCGCCCCGCCCGAGACGGCCGCCGAGGAGCGCCTCTACGAGGAGCTGGAGGGCGAGTACATCGCGGCCTGCCAGGAGCACTCCGGCGACGTGCTCCCCCACGTGACCACCGCCAACACCGCCCGCGACATGGACCTGCTGCGCCACGTCCTCGGCGACGAACGACTCAACTACTTCGGCGTCTCCTACGGCACCGAACTGGGCGCCGTCTACGCCCACCTCTTCCCCGGGCACCTCGGCCGCACCGTCCTGGACGCCGTGGTGAACCCGGCCGTCGACCCGATCGAGAGCAGCCTCAACCAGACCGAGGGCTTCCAGCTCGCCCTCGACCACTACCTCGCCGACTGCACCGGGCAGTCCGACTGCCCGCTCGGCGACACCCCGCGGGAGGCCACCGACACGCTGACCCGCGTGCTCGACCACCTCGGGGACCACCCGATGCCCACCGCCGACCCCGACGGGCGGGAGCTGACCGCCGACCGGGCGCTGACCGGCATCGCCACCACGCTGTACTCCGAGGAGAGCTGGGAGTACCTGACCATGGCGCTGGAGCAGCTCATGGCGGGCTCCGGCGACGCGCTCCTGGGCTTCTCCGACCTCCTCAACGGCCGGGACAGCCAAGGCGAGTACAGCAACCAGAGCGACGCGCAGACCGCCATCACCTGCGCCGACTACTCGTACGGCATGGACATCGACGAGCTGGACCCGTACCGCGACGACTTCCTCGACGCCTCCCCGGTCTTCGGCGACTCCATGGTCTGGGGCCTCACCGGCTGCGCGGGCTGGCCGGTGACCGGCGCCACGACCGGGGCGCTGGACGTGAGCGTCGAGGACCCCGCCGCCACGATCCTGCTCGTGGGCACCACGGGCGACCCGGCCACACCTTACGAGGGCGCCGCCAGCATGCAGGAGGCGATGGGCGGCGAGGATGTCGCGTCGCTGCTCACCTACGACGGCGACGGCCACGGCGCGTACAGCCCGGACCACCCGTGCGTCGCCGAGGCGGTCGACGCCCACCTGCTGACCGGCGACACCCCGGAGAACGGCCGGGTCTGCGCATGA